One segment of Curtobacterium sp. MR_MD2014 DNA contains the following:
- a CDS encoding MFS transporter encodes MTRPDTEPRRRLLADLTPLRRSPAFARLWAGTAIAGIGTQMTTVAVGLEVYEITRSTFAVALVGVIALVPMIVAGLYGGMLADAFDRRLVALVSAIIAWAAVALIATHAWLGLHSVALLYVLATVNAVAATVSNASRSAIVPRLVGTDLLPAASALGGIASGFQVTVGPAIAGVLIASVGFAPTYTIDVVLFTFAFLGVFTLPRMAAEHDALRPGLRSLVEGARFLRRSRNITMTFVLDIVAMTFGQPRVLFPAIGALVIGGGSITVGTLTAAYAVGALLSSVFSGPLGHVRRQGEAVGWAITAYGAAIAAFGVVIAVAHLLGGRSGEAFGVEILPALGLAALFLAAAGGADNVSSVFRNTILQAASPDGMRGRLQGIFIVVVTGGPRLGDLYAGLVVAAGIAYPPIIGGVLIIGLVALLLRLVPSFRRYDALDPHAN; translated from the coding sequence GTGACACGACCTGACACCGAACCCCGCCGCCGCCTGCTCGCCGACCTCACCCCGCTCCGCCGCTCCCCCGCGTTCGCGCGGCTCTGGGCCGGCACGGCGATCGCCGGCATCGGCACGCAGATGACCACCGTGGCGGTCGGCCTCGAGGTCTACGAGATCACCCGCTCGACCTTCGCGGTCGCGCTCGTCGGCGTGATCGCCCTCGTCCCGATGATCGTCGCCGGGCTCTACGGCGGGATGCTCGCGGACGCCTTCGACCGGCGGCTCGTGGCCCTCGTGTCCGCGATCATCGCCTGGGCCGCGGTCGCGCTCATCGCCACGCACGCCTGGCTCGGGCTGCACAGCGTGGCGCTCCTCTACGTGCTCGCGACCGTCAACGCCGTCGCCGCGACGGTGAGCAACGCTTCGCGTTCGGCGATCGTCCCCCGGCTCGTCGGGACGGACCTGCTCCCGGCTGCGAGCGCCCTCGGTGGCATCGCGTCCGGGTTCCAGGTGACGGTGGGCCCGGCGATCGCCGGTGTCCTCATCGCGAGCGTCGGCTTCGCACCGACCTACACGATCGACGTCGTGCTCTTCACGTTCGCCTTCCTCGGCGTCTTCACCCTCCCCCGGATGGCGGCGGAGCACGACGCCCTCCGCCCCGGGCTGCGCTCCCTGGTCGAGGGTGCGCGGTTCCTCAGGCGGTCCCGCAACATCACGATGACGTTCGTGCTCGACATCGTCGCGATGACGTTCGGCCAGCCGCGCGTGCTCTTCCCGGCGATCGGGGCACTGGTCATCGGCGGCGGGTCGATCACGGTCGGCACCCTGACCGCCGCCTACGCCGTCGGCGCGCTGCTGTCGAGCGTGTTCTCCGGCCCGCTCGGGCACGTGCGACGCCAGGGCGAGGCCGTCGGCTGGGCGATCACGGCGTACGGCGCGGCGATCGCGGCGTTCGGCGTCGTCATCGCGGTGGCGCACCTGCTCGGCGGTCGGTCCGGCGAGGCCTTCGGCGTCGAGATCCTGCCCGCACTCGGACTCGCGGCGCTGTTCCTCGCGGCGGCGGGCGGCGCGGACAACGTCAGCTCGGTGTTCCGGAACACGATCCTGCAGGCGGCCTCGCCCGACGGGATGCGCGGACGGCTGCAGGGCATCTTCATCGTGGTCGTGACCGGCGGCCCGCGCCTCGGCGACCTGTACGCCGGCCTCGTCGTCGCGGCCGGCATCGCGTACCCGCCGATCATCGGCGGCGTGCTCATCATCGGCCTCGTGGCACTGCTGCTCCGGCTGGTGCCCTCCTTCCGCCGGTACGACGCACTCGACCCGCACGCGAACTGA
- a CDS encoding FKBP-type peptidyl-prolyl cis-trans isomerase — protein MTDLNSKPEFDAPEGPAPTELVITDIVEGDGDVAQPGSTVKVHYAGVEYESGEEFDSSWNRGEPIDFPLAALVRGWQEGIPGMKVGGRRKLTVPPELAYGPAGGGHFLSGKTLIFIIDLLGVR, from the coding sequence ATGACTGACCTCAACAGCAAGCCCGAGTTCGACGCCCCCGAGGGCCCGGCTCCCACCGAGCTCGTGATCACCGACATCGTCGAGGGTGACGGCGACGTCGCGCAGCCCGGCTCGACCGTCAAGGTGCACTACGCCGGCGTCGAGTACGAGTCCGGCGAGGAGTTCGACAGCTCGTGGAACCGCGGCGAGCCGATCGACTTCCCGCTCGCAGCACTCGTCCGTGGCTGGCAGGAGGGCATCCCCGGCATGAAGGTCGGCGGGCGCCGCAAGCTCACCGTCCCGCCGGAGCTCGCCTACGGCCCGGCCGGCGGCGGGCACTTCCTCTCCGGCAAGACCCTCATCTTCATCATCGACCTGCTCGGGGTCCGCTGA
- a CDS encoding aldo/keto reductase codes for MQVGAPTIELNDGHRFPELGLGTYGLNGDEGTAAVGAAITSGYRLLDTALNYGNEDAVGRAVRESEVDREDLVVTSKLPGRHHGYDEAHRSIDETLGNLGLDRVDLYLIHWPNPSVGKFVDTWKAFVDLRDSGKVRSIGVSNFTPEHLKAIIDATGVAPAVNQVELHPYFPQAELRKVHAEYGIVTESWSPLAKQSELLTEQPVLDAAAAHGVTPGQVVLRWHVQLGAVPVPKSGDADRQRENLDVFGFALTDDEVRAISGLERGRLWDGDPDTHEEM; via the coding sequence ATGCAGGTCGGCGCGCCCACCATCGAGCTGAACGACGGCCACCGCTTCCCGGAGCTCGGCCTCGGCACCTACGGGCTGAACGGCGACGAGGGCACCGCAGCGGTCGGCGCGGCGATCACGAGCGGCTACCGGCTGCTCGACACCGCGCTGAACTACGGCAACGAGGACGCCGTCGGCCGCGCCGTGCGCGAGTCGGAGGTCGACCGTGAGGACCTCGTCGTCACGTCGAAGCTGCCCGGGCGGCACCACGGCTACGACGAGGCACACCGCTCGATCGACGAGACGCTCGGCAACCTCGGGCTGGACCGCGTCGACCTGTACCTCATCCACTGGCCGAACCCGTCGGTCGGGAAGTTCGTCGACACGTGGAAGGCCTTCGTCGACCTCCGGGACAGCGGCAAGGTCCGCTCGATCGGCGTCTCGAACTTCACGCCCGAGCACCTGAAGGCGATCATCGACGCCACCGGTGTCGCCCCGGCGGTGAACCAGGTGGAACTGCACCCGTACTTCCCGCAGGCCGAGCTCCGCAAGGTGCACGCCGAGTACGGCATCGTCACCGAGAGCTGGAGCCCGCTCGCGAAGCAGTCCGAGCTGCTCACCGAGCAGCCGGTCCTCGACGCGGCGGCCGCGCACGGCGTGACGCCCGGCCAGGTCGTGCTGCGCTGGCACGTCCAGCTCGGCGCGGTCCCGGTGCCGAAGTCCGGCGACGCGGACCGGCAGCGGGAGAACCTCGACGTCTTCGGCTTCGCGCTGACCGACGACGAGGTCCGCGCGATCTCCGGGCTCGAGCGCGGGCGTCTCTGGGACGGCGACCCGGACACGCACGAGGAGATGTAG
- a CDS encoding HelD family protein → MSEPTETDRERSYVDGLFTRLDELTAEAEQRLAETRRQAVGGNHQSRSERDAYARLYEDTIATLDRVGDRLVFGRLEVSEPESPDDTFRYIGRVGLRDVEHRPLLLDWRVPGASAFYQATAAHPMGMRARRHLTLEGRTVVNVEDEVFDATLYDDERTHLQGEGALLAAVTAERTGRMTDIVATIQGEQDRIIRSALEGVLIVQGGPGTGKTAVALHRAAYLLYTHRDRLRGSGVLMVGPSPAFLTYIEQVLPSLGETGVVMASLGSLYPGVHATMHDHGDVAAVKGSAQMASLLRRAVRSRQVVPTESVVLDVEGERLTVPPQLVADALKRAQDRGKPHNVARVTFNKIALDAMTRLLADQLRARGTTVDEADEKVLREDIRSSYDARVLLNTAWLPLPPEKFLEDLYARPNWLASLTPDWTPARRALLRRPRGAGFTIEDVPLLDEAAELLGPFDPTGGAAKRAAKASRNRDIENARQAIENMGVEGIVSAEQVAGSFAEGGDPRTTAERAAEDREWTYGHIVVDEAQELSPMQWRVLARRNPLRSFTIVGDMAQGSSPAAARTWDDVVGALARRRRGRAPVVPLDHRIAELTVNYRTPRSIVQAAGAFADAAGLAVTRTEAVRDGDPVDRVSVPRAALLDTVAEHVDAERERIGSGTIGVIVPEAELTAVRERLARTDADVRGLGSPRPGSVTVLTGADAKGLEFDGVLLVDPDRVGADAARAAAAVYVAMTRPTRRLVVVDVID, encoded by the coding sequence GTGTCCGAACCGACCGAGACCGACCGCGAACGTAGCTACGTCGACGGTCTCTTCACCCGTCTCGACGAGCTGACGGCCGAGGCCGAGCAGCGTCTCGCCGAGACCCGCCGCCAGGCGGTCGGCGGCAACCACCAGAGCCGCAGCGAGCGTGACGCCTACGCACGCCTGTACGAGGACACGATCGCCACGCTCGACCGCGTCGGCGACCGCCTGGTCTTCGGTCGGCTCGAGGTGTCCGAGCCGGAGTCGCCCGACGACACGTTCCGGTACATCGGCCGCGTCGGCCTCCGCGACGTCGAGCACCGACCGCTCCTGCTCGACTGGCGCGTCCCCGGTGCGAGCGCCTTCTACCAGGCGACCGCAGCGCACCCGATGGGCATGCGCGCCCGCCGCCACCTGACGCTCGAGGGTCGCACGGTCGTGAACGTCGAGGACGAGGTCTTCGACGCGACGCTGTACGATGACGAGCGCACGCACCTGCAGGGCGAGGGAGCGCTGCTCGCGGCGGTCACCGCCGAGCGCACCGGTCGGATGACCGACATCGTCGCGACGATCCAGGGCGAGCAGGACCGCATCATCCGCTCCGCGCTCGAGGGTGTCCTCATCGTGCAGGGCGGCCCCGGTACGGGCAAGACCGCCGTGGCGCTGCACCGCGCCGCGTACCTGCTCTACACGCACCGCGACCGGCTCCGGGGCTCCGGCGTGCTCATGGTCGGGCCGTCCCCGGCGTTCCTGACGTACATCGAGCAGGTGCTGCCGTCGCTCGGCGAGACCGGCGTGGTGATGGCCTCGCTCGGGTCGCTGTACCCGGGCGTGCACGCGACGATGCACGACCACGGGGACGTCGCCGCGGTGAAGGGCTCGGCGCAGATGGCGTCGCTGCTCCGCCGTGCCGTCCGCTCCCGCCAGGTCGTCCCGACCGAGTCGGTCGTGCTCGACGTCGAGGGGGAGCGGCTCACGGTGCCACCGCAGCTCGTCGCCGACGCCCTCAAGCGGGCGCAGGACCGCGGGAAGCCGCACAACGTCGCCCGGGTGACCTTCAACAAGATCGCCCTCGACGCGATGACCCGCCTGCTCGCCGACCAGCTCCGCGCCCGCGGCACGACGGTGGACGAGGCCGACGAGAAGGTCCTGCGCGAGGACATCCGCAGCTCGTACGACGCCCGTGTCCTGCTCAACACCGCGTGGCTGCCGCTGCCGCCGGAGAAGTTCCTCGAGGACCTCTACGCGCGCCCGAACTGGCTCGCCTCGCTCACGCCGGACTGGACACCCGCACGCCGCGCACTGCTCCGGCGACCGCGTGGCGCGGGCTTCACGATCGAGGACGTCCCGCTCCTCGACGAGGCCGCCGAGCTCCTCGGGCCGTTCGACCCGACCGGCGGTGCCGCGAAGCGCGCGGCCAAGGCCAGCCGCAACCGCGACATCGAGAACGCCCGCCAGGCGATCGAGAACATGGGCGTCGAGGGCATCGTCTCCGCCGAGCAGGTCGCGGGGTCCTTCGCCGAGGGCGGCGATCCCCGCACGACGGCCGAGCGCGCCGCCGAGGACCGCGAGTGGACCTACGGGCACATCGTCGTCGACGAGGCCCAGGAGCTCTCACCGATGCAGTGGCGGGTCCTCGCCCGCCGGAACCCGCTGCGGTCGTTCACGATCGTCGGTGACATGGCGCAGGGTTCCTCGCCGGCCGCCGCACGCACGTGGGACGACGTCGTCGGTGCGCTCGCACGCCGCCGTCGCGGACGTGCGCCCGTGGTCCCGCTCGACCACCGGATCGCCGAGCTCACGGTCAACTACCGCACGCCGCGCTCCATCGTGCAGGCGGCGGGTGCGTTCGCCGACGCCGCCGGACTGGCGGTCACGCGCACCGAGGCCGTGCGCGACGGCGACCCGGTCGACCGCGTGTCCGTGCCCCGGGCGGCGCTGCTCGACACGGTCGCCGAGCACGTGGACGCCGAGCGGGAGCGCATCGGCTCCGGCACGATCGGCGTCATCGTGCCCGAGGCCGAGCTCACCGCCGTCCGCGAGCGGCTCGCCCGCACCGACGCCGACGTCCGGGGGCTCGGCTCGCCGCGACCGGGGTCGGTGACGGTCTTGACGGGGGCGGACGCGAAGGGCCTCGAGTTCGACGGCGTGCTGTTGGTCGACCCCGACCGGGTCGGCGCCGACGCGGCACGCGCCGCGGCCGCGGTCTACGTGGCGATGACGCGACCGACGCGACGGCTGGTCGTCGTCGACGTCATCGACTGA
- a CDS encoding protealysin inhibitor emfourin, with the protein MQIVVRRSGGFAGLSRGWRIDTDSCDDPDAWDDLVGALPREAPARRRQAVPDDFTWTVSVARTTVTIPGSQLDGAWAALVARVRDEGEPISR; encoded by the coding sequence ATGCAGATCGTCGTCCGCCGCAGTGGTGGGTTCGCCGGCCTCTCGCGGGGATGGCGGATCGACACCGACTCGTGCGACGACCCGGACGCCTGGGACGACCTGGTCGGCGCCCTCCCGCGCGAGGCCCCGGCGCGGCGGCGGCAGGCGGTGCCCGACGACTTCACGTGGACGGTGAGCGTCGCCCGCACCACCGTCACGATCCCCGGCAGCCAGCTCGACGGCGCGTGGGCGGCCCTCGTCGCGCGGGTGCGCGACGAGGGCGAGCCGATCAGTCGATGA
- a CDS encoding M4 family metallopeptidase: MTATRRHSVVPPYLLRAVAAASEHPRAASAARTALAEMDVVTAPKHEHRVRPQGISGSVDRSPQRTVTDARGTTTLPGTVVRREGDPDSGDAAVDEAYAGLGATHAFWLDVFGRVSIDGAGLPLDATVHYGQDYDNAYWDGRRMVFGDGDDEVFRRFTVALDVIGHELAHGVTQYTADLTYQGQSGALNESVSDVFGSLVAQYAAGQTADQATWLIGEGLFTDAVHGVALRSMRAPGTAYDDPVLGKDPQPATMADYVETTEDSGGVHLNSGIPNHAFFLAATTIGGYAWEGAGAVWWDALTSPETTEDIDFAGFARVTVDAAAARFGQGSTEHAAVEDAWRSVGVLTGP; the protein is encoded by the coding sequence ATGACCGCCACCCGCCGCCACTCCGTCGTCCCGCCGTACCTGCTGCGCGCCGTCGCCGCCGCGTCGGAGCACCCCCGCGCGGCCTCGGCGGCACGGACCGCGCTCGCCGAGATGGACGTCGTCACCGCTCCGAAGCACGAGCACCGCGTCCGACCGCAGGGCATCAGCGGCTCGGTCGACCGCTCGCCGCAGCGCACCGTCACCGACGCGCGCGGCACGACCACCCTGCCCGGCACGGTCGTCCGGCGCGAGGGCGACCCCGACTCCGGTGACGCCGCGGTCGACGAGGCGTACGCCGGACTCGGCGCGACGCACGCGTTCTGGCTCGACGTGTTCGGCCGGGTGTCGATCGACGGCGCCGGGCTCCCCCTCGACGCCACGGTGCACTACGGGCAGGACTACGACAACGCCTACTGGGACGGGCGGCGCATGGTGTTCGGCGACGGGGACGACGAGGTGTTCCGGCGCTTCACGGTCGCGCTCGACGTCATCGGCCACGAGCTGGCCCACGGCGTGACCCAGTACACCGCCGACCTGACGTACCAGGGGCAGTCGGGCGCGCTGAACGAGTCGGTGAGCGACGTGTTCGGTTCGCTGGTCGCGCAGTACGCCGCCGGGCAGACCGCCGACCAGGCCACGTGGCTGATCGGCGAGGGGCTCTTCACCGACGCCGTGCACGGCGTGGCACTCCGGTCGATGCGGGCCCCGGGGACCGCGTACGACGACCCGGTGCTCGGGAAGGACCCGCAGCCGGCGACCATGGCCGACTACGTCGAGACCACCGAGGACTCCGGCGGCGTGCACCTGAACTCGGGCATCCCGAACCACGCGTTCTTCCTCGCCGCGACCACCATCGGCGGGTACGCGTGGGAGGGCGCGGGAGCCGTCTGGTGGGACGCCCTGACGTCGCCCGAGACCACCGAGGACATCGACTTCGCCGGCTTCGCACGGGTCACGGTCGACGCCGCCGCGGCACGCTTCGGGCAGGGCTCGACGGAGCACGCCGCGGTCGAGGACGCCTGGCGGAGCGTCGGCGTGCTCACCGGTCCGTGA
- a CDS encoding glycoside hydrolase family 6 protein, with protein sequence MPEQGTRGRTRGSGRRQWAVLAVGAVVAVAVGGLVLSTVSGSDDGPDGTGTPGATTTRSNGVEPGRAIAERESAAAAFPGGLAHQPDQDGQAARRAAEARADGERATAEQIDVIADQPVATWLTNPSESVTRQVVRRVVRGAEQQHRTPVFVLYAIPDRDCGSYSAGGTAEDAYLPWVRSAVRAMAGSHAVVLVEPDSIAQIHVCERLGRERLRLLDRAVDELAGHGLTVYLDGGNEDRVPVTEMARWLRAAGVDRTQGFATNVSNFYRVDTERAYADRLADAIGGDPHFVIDVSRNGQGWRGTWCNPEGAGLGQAPHVTAGSTRLDALLWVKTPGLSDGTCNGGPAAGQWWESYALALVEHRQRD encoded by the coding sequence ATGCCGGAGCAGGGGACGCGCGGCCGCACCAGGGGCAGCGGACGACGACAGTGGGCGGTGCTCGCCGTCGGAGCGGTCGTCGCCGTGGCCGTGGGCGGGCTCGTCCTCTCCACGGTGTCGGGGTCCGATGACGGTCCGGACGGCACCGGCACCCCCGGCGCGACGACGACGAGGAGCAACGGTGTCGAGCCGGGCCGGGCGATCGCGGAGCGCGAGTCGGCCGCGGCCGCGTTCCCGGGCGGCCTGGCCCACCAGCCGGACCAGGACGGACAGGCTGCGCGCCGAGCCGCCGAGGCCCGGGCGGACGGCGAGCGCGCGACCGCCGAGCAGATCGACGTCATCGCGGACCAGCCCGTCGCGACCTGGCTGACGAACCCCTCCGAGTCCGTCACCCGACAGGTCGTCCGGCGGGTGGTCCGGGGCGCCGAGCAGCAGCACCGCACGCCCGTCTTCGTCCTCTACGCGATCCCGGACCGCGACTGCGGCAGCTACTCCGCCGGCGGCACCGCCGAGGACGCCTACCTGCCGTGGGTGCGGTCGGCCGTCCGGGCGATGGCCGGCTCGCACGCGGTCGTGCTCGTCGAACCGGACTCGATCGCGCAGATCCACGTCTGCGAGCGCCTCGGTCGGGAGCGCCTGCGACTGCTGGACCGCGCCGTGGACGAGCTCGCCGGACACGGGTTGACGGTGTACCTCGACGGCGGCAACGAGGACCGGGTCCCCGTCACCGAGATGGCACGGTGGCTGCGGGCGGCCGGGGTCGACCGGACGCAGGGCTTCGCGACGAACGTCTCGAACTTCTACCGGGTGGACACGGAACGCGCGTACGCCGACCGGTTGGCGGACGCGATCGGTGGCGACCCGCACTTCGTGATCGACGTCTCGCGGAACGGGCAGGGCTGGCGCGGCACCTGGTGCAACCCCGAGGGTGCGGGACTCGGACAGGCACCGCACGTCACCGCGGGGTCGACCCGGCTCGACGCCCTGCTCTGGGTGAAGACGCCCGGGCTCAGCGACGGCACCTGCAACGGCGGACCGGCGGCCGGGCAGTGGTGGGAGTCGTACGCCCTGGCGCTGGTGGAGCACCGCCAGCGCGACTGA
- a CDS encoding VanZ family protein, protein MFRKLLLLALTAGYAWVIWRMTLTPRVFTHAQDELVLHVIGWLQQLPHGAWFTYDRVEFLANIGMFVPVGMIAALWLPRRWWLLGAVVAVVLSVGIELAQARFLPYRVADPRDVLSNGLGGLLGATLVGLVRSLLPVPRRQRLRARPA, encoded by the coding sequence ATGTTCCGGAAGCTCCTGCTGCTCGCCCTCACCGCCGGCTACGCCTGGGTGATCTGGCGGATGACCCTCACGCCGCGGGTCTTCACGCATGCGCAGGACGAGCTCGTGCTGCACGTGATCGGTTGGCTGCAGCAGCTGCCGCACGGTGCCTGGTTCACCTACGACCGGGTCGAGTTCCTCGCGAACATCGGGATGTTCGTCCCCGTCGGGATGATCGCGGCGCTGTGGCTGCCGCGTCGCTGGTGGCTGCTGGGCGCCGTGGTCGCGGTCGTCCTGTCGGTCGGGATCGAGCTCGCGCAGGCCCGCTTCCTGCCGTACCGGGTCGCGGATCCGCGGGACGTGCTGTCGAACGGTCTCGGCGGGCTGCTCGGTGCCACCCTCGTCGGGCTCGTCCGGAGCCTGCTGCCGGTGCCGCGACGGCAGCGGCTGCGCGCCCGCCCTGCCTGA
- the rpsO gene encoding 30S ribosomal protein S15, translating into MALDAKVKQEIIEEYATHPGDTGSPEVQVAVLTRRINDLNEHLKEHKHDHHSRRGLLLMVGQRRRLLGYLSDVDISRYRALIERLGLRR; encoded by the coding sequence ATGGCACTTGACGCGAAGGTCAAGCAGGAGATCATCGAAGAGTACGCGACCCACCCGGGCGACACCGGATCCCCCGAGGTCCAGGTCGCCGTTCTGACGCGTCGCATCAACGACCTGAACGAGCACCTCAAGGAGCACAAGCACGACCACCACTCGCGTCGTGGTCTGCTGCTCATGGTCGGTCAGCGTCGCCGTCTCCTCGGGTACCTCTCCGACGTCGACATCAGCCGCTACCGTGCGCTCATCGAGCGCCTCGGCCTGCGTCGCTAG
- a CDS encoding CE1759 family FMN reductase — MTTIAVVSAGLSEPSSTRLLADRLAASAVTAVSADQPGGTVDVRHVELRPIAHEIVDAMLTGFAAPGLAAAQRTVLEADALVFVTPVFTAGMSGLAKSFLDVLDKDGVTDLPVLLAATGGTARHSLAIDHALRPVFAYLRAAVVPTGVFAATDDWGSEADSAALDARIRRAGVDLAWAIRASRRTPQQETLAAPTDFASLLGGLGH; from the coding sequence ATGACCACCATCGCCGTCGTCTCCGCCGGGCTCTCCGAGCCCAGCTCCACCCGCCTGCTCGCGGATCGGCTCGCCGCGTCCGCGGTCACCGCCGTCTCGGCCGACCAGCCGGGAGGCACGGTGGACGTCCGTCACGTCGAGCTGCGTCCGATCGCCCACGAGATCGTCGACGCGATGCTCACCGGGTTCGCCGCACCGGGCCTGGCCGCCGCTCAGCGCACCGTGCTCGAGGCAGACGCGCTCGTCTTCGTCACCCCGGTCTTCACCGCGGGGATGAGCGGTCTGGCGAAGTCGTTCCTCGACGTGCTCGACAAGGACGGCGTGACCGACCTGCCGGTGCTGCTCGCGGCGACCGGGGGCACCGCACGGCACTCGCTCGCGATCGACCACGCCCTCCGCCCGGTGTTCGCGTACCTGCGCGCCGCCGTCGTACCGACCGGTGTCTTCGCCGCGACCGACGACTGGGGGAGCGAGGCGGACTCCGCCGCGCTGGACGCACGCATCCGCCGGGCCGGGGTCGACCTGGCCTGGGCGATCCGCGCCTCCCGGCGGACGCCGCAGCAGGAGACGCTCGCCGCGCCGACCGACTTCGCGTCCCTGCTCGGTGGCCTCGGCCACTGA
- a CDS encoding coiled-coil domain-containing protein, producing MRISPPRRVLVAAAVVVGALVAPVVTALPASASTTEYPTWQDVQRAKGDEQAAAAEATKVQAALRSVQADAAAKSQTALDASEAADRAEADLASATQTATALRSQADTAERTATQAQDRAGQLAATLYRDGSQNAMTTRIATTDDPDQLLYQLGAVDQLSSTWEGVLEDASVAGRTAESLHDQAERAESERSTLAAAAEERSATARTASDAAERAVADTQQHSDELYAQLATLKDTTATTEQRYELGVQVAAQKAAQQRARERAAAAQRAAATAAPSAPAPVATSGGTDTSYPSTGGVTVDPAGAQAYARSAIGAYGWGGDQFSCLVSLWNQESGWRANALNASSGAYGIPQSLPASKMAVAGADWRTNAATQVNWGLAYIHDAYGSPCAAWNHEMSVNPHWY from the coding sequence ATGCGCATCAGCCCTCCCCGGCGCGTGCTCGTCGCGGCCGCCGTGGTCGTGGGCGCGCTCGTCGCACCGGTCGTCACCGCCCTGCCCGCGAGCGCGTCGACGACGGAGTACCCCACGTGGCAGGACGTGCAGCGCGCGAAGGGGGACGAGCAGGCCGCGGCCGCAGAGGCGACGAAGGTGCAGGCGGCACTGCGGTCCGTGCAGGCCGACGCCGCGGCGAAGTCGCAGACCGCCCTCGACGCCTCCGAGGCCGCCGACCGTGCCGAGGCGGACCTCGCGTCGGCGACGCAGACCGCCACGGCGCTCCGGTCCCAGGCCGACACCGCCGAGCGCACCGCCACCCAGGCGCAGGACCGTGCGGGGCAGCTCGCCGCGACCCTGTACCGGGACGGCAGCCAGAACGCGATGACCACGCGCATCGCCACCACGGACGACCCGGACCAGCTGCTCTACCAGCTCGGCGCCGTCGACCAGCTCTCGAGCACGTGGGAGGGCGTCCTCGAGGACGCCTCGGTCGCCGGCCGCACGGCGGAGTCGCTGCACGACCAGGCCGAGCGTGCCGAGTCCGAGCGGAGCACCCTCGCCGCCGCCGCCGAGGAACGGTCCGCCACGGCCCGGACGGCCTCCGACGCCGCCGAGCGGGCCGTCGCCGACACCCAGCAGCACAGCGACGAGCTCTACGCGCAGCTGGCCACCCTGAAGGACACCACCGCCACGACCGAGCAGCGGTACGAGCTCGGCGTGCAGGTCGCCGCACAGAAGGCCGCGCAGCAGCGGGCGCGCGAGCGAGCCGCCGCAGCCCAGCGCGCGGCGGCGACAGCCGCCCCCTCGGCCCCGGCGCCGGTCGCGACCAGCGGCGGGACCGACACGTCCTACCCGAGCACGGGCGGCGTCACGGTCGACCCGGCCGGTGCGCAGGCGTACGCCCGCAGTGCGATCGGCGCCTACGGCTGGGGCGGAGACCAGTTCTCGTGCCTGGTCTCCCTCTGGAACCAGGAGTCGGGCTGGCGGGCCAACGCCCTCAACGCCTCGAGCGGTGCGTACGGCATCCCCCAGTCACTGCCCGCGAGCAAGATGGCGGTCGCCGGGGCGGACTGGCGGACGAACGCCGCCACCCAGGTCAACTGGGGGCTGGCGTACATCCACGACGCCTACGGCTCGCCCTGCGCGGCGTGGAACCACGAGATGAGCGTCAACCCGCACTGGTACTGA